TGTTATTAATTGTGTTTTTGCACAATCAATGCGATTAAATTGTTGTCTAAAGCAACAAAACTTGTCTTGCGCTTGCAAATACCAACCTACGTGCTTCCTAGCAATCCGAGGGCCCATCACTTCTCCATAAAAGGCATGCAATGCTTGTACATGTCCTAAGAGTATTTGGGCCACTTCCTTTTTTTCCAGAGGAGATTTTTTCTCGCCTGTTTTTAAGTAGTGGTTTATTTCATTGAATATCCAAGGTGCACCTTGTGCGCCTCGTCCAATCATAATGGCATCAGCGCCAGTGTAGTCGAGCACATATTTAGCTTTTTCTACACTGGTGATGTCGCCATTGGCAATCACCGGAATTGTTACATTTTCTTTAATTATTTTTATTGTATCGTATTCAGCATCGCCTTTATAAAGGCATTGCCGAGTGCGACCATGCACTGCAAGTGCTTGGATACCAGATTGCTGAGCAATTTGAGCGATTTGCAGACCATTTCTATTTTCAGGATCCCAACCAGTGCGAATTTTTAGAGTAACAGGGACATCCACAGCATCGACAACACTTTCTAAAATGGCTTGCACCAGTTTAGGGTGTGGCAATAACGCGGAGCCAGCTTTCTTTTTAT
The sequence above is a segment of the Psychromonas sp. CNPT3 genome. Coding sequences within it:
- the dusB gene encoding tRNA dihydrouridine synthase DusB, with translation MRIGKYQLDNNLILAPMAGVTDLPFRELCRKLGAGLAVSEMLSSNPRVWDSKKSRLRMDQRNESGIRSVQIAGADPGEMAKAAQVCVQNGAQIIDINMGCPAKKVNKKKAGSALLPHPKLVQAILESVVDAVDVPVTLKIRTGWDPENRNGLQIAQIAQQSGIQALAVHGRTRQCLYKGDAEYDTIKIIKENVTIPVIANGDITSVEKAKYVLDYTGADAIMIGRGAQGAPWIFNEINHYLKTGEKKSPLEKKEVAQILLGHVQALHAFYGEVMGPRIARKHVGWYLQAQDKFCCFRQQFNRIDCAKTQLITLETYLNN